One Argentina anserina chromosome 6, drPotAnse1.1, whole genome shotgun sequence genomic window, ataattgatcatccacataaacaaatgaTCACATAAACAAGGACCACGTCAAAGTGAGTTTGCATTAACCATTTTGCATCTTACACGCAATTAACTGATATCCAATATAggacaatagaactacattcaaAGCATTCTGATTAACCGCAAGGGTGATCTAGAAACGAGCTCACAACCATGACAAGCTTACAGAGTTTTCATTTGCATACTACATcctaaaatttattttaaccAAAAACTACTGCATCTTGGCCACAGGTTCAAGTGCTTCAACAGTAACCACACTGTTTCCTCGGATCACCTGCATCAATATAATTAAACGTTAAGCACACTTAAGTACCCTTGAACAATAGTTGGACAACAGTaaaaaaggaagagataattagtacATACCACCATGCCTATGTCGGTCCTTTCATCACCATTAACTTCTTCAGTGTTATCAACCACCAGATTCATGAACTGGTCAAATCCACGCAAGGTTCCAATAATCATTCGGTTTGCATTTAGCTTGACTGACATACAAAAAACAAGTTAATTGAACCCATTGAGATTCTAGTAGCAtgacgagagagagagagagagagagagagagagagagagagagattttgTATCAAAGAATTGTTTCTGCAGCCGCATCACCTAAAGGTCTGACCTTCTACAGTATATACACATGGACTTAAAAATGAATCTACAACTAGCCATAAACATTCATGTTTGAGACAAGACAGTAAGCAGCAAAACAGTTAGTACAAACTTCCACTCAGAGAAAAATCCTTTCACCCTAAAAAATTCGCGAACATTTAGCGCACGTTTGATTACTAATATATAAATGCTAAAGAACCACCTACAGAAATGAAGGGTCTTATAATATCATTTAATTTCCTATTTCCAAACTACAATTTAGAACCCAAGTGCTCAAACATAGATAATGGGATAACTTCATCTACTCCAAGTCATGCAATTATTATGACCTATGAATATAAAGAACCTCAGAAAGAATATAGGAGAATTACCAATATAAAACACAGATTGTTGGTTGCTAAGAGAATACATCTATGTTCTTCACTTGTTCAAacccttatttttttttatcaaaacaGACTAGGACCATAATTGACACAACATGTTGGTTAATCCCTATTCTTAACAAAACACACCAGAACCACAAATGacacaagaaagaaaatcaaacttCAGTAGAACATTAAAAAATAATGACAATTGAGAATATACCGCCATCATAACACGTCTCTTTATAGACACCAATTTACATAACACTTGAATAATCTGGTGACTTGGCTAGAATATAACCGGCTAGTACTCCTACTGACAACATTTATATGGGCTGTTCTAACATAATAATACGAATTCAAAATAACCAGAAAGACAGAAAACAAGATATATCAGAACTTTTGTGTTCCAACCCTATCAAGGCAAATCAGGGAAGTCACTCTAGAACATAAACTCAAAGATTTCATCGATGAAAACCTAGACTTGACCAACATCAGTAAATTAAACAATGAAATTAACTAGGAAAATTAATTGGCCACTTCAATTACCAAGTTGACCCGTCTATCTTAATTAAACACAAGAACCAAGGCGAAAAGACATCACGAATGCAATTACAATCCTATAAAGAATTGATCTATACTTGATTTACAGCTTCGAAACAATGCGAAAAGATTAGGATCCAATCAGCTGAATATAACGCCCAGTCTTAAGTTGAAGATATGatcaaattaaacaaatcCAGAAAAAGCGAAAGCGAGAAGAGCATAGTGAACTTACTCTGGAGCTTCTTGTCCATGTAcctgtgaaaacgaacaagaATTCAATCGATTAGAATCCAATTTCTGAAAGAGTACAGCGAACGAAGAGTATAAAATcgaattgagagagagagagagagagagagagagagagagagagagcgagctTACTTCTTGAGATCCGGGGGCTGGCCTGACCTGCTCATGGTGAAGGattaaagagagagagagagagagagagagagagagagagagagagagagagattttttGGGGCGAGGAAGGTTTCGACTTTCTCAGCAAAACCCTAGCCACTGTGACTTTCGGGTACTTATGAGGAAATCAGATTTTATAGTTACAGTGTCGTGTTGGGCttccaaaacaaaactaagcCCAAGATGAAGAGACAAAATCAATATTATAGGGGTGTTGCGAGAATCGAACTCGCGACCTCTCGCACCCGAAGCGAGAATCATACCACTAGACCAAACACCCGATGTTGCTTTCTTAGAGCATATGCACCCATGTTTAACCATCAGACCATCAAACCATCAATTTAATTGCCTCCatcagttactattcactgtaAATTGCTTTTCTGAGCTAGTTTTTATGCAACGGTGCAACTCCGTCAAATTAGCAATTACTATTCATtgattaaatattttattttttgagatTTCATATATGATAATCAACCAATTGCTAGATGACAAGTGGCATTTATTTGATATCCTTATCACCGAAATAATTTTATAGATTTTCGATAGGATTTCCGACCAACCAAAAGGTGACACGTGTGTGTTTGTCGGCCAAATAATTTCATTGGATTTCCGATAGgatttctgataagatttttGACGAATGACAATTCGACACGTAACATGATCTTCAAATTCTATGATCTGAAATTCaccataaataaaatatacaTGAAAAATTGATTAGACATACCTCATCTACCAAATTCGTCCCGCTAGCCGCACGGCTTCTTGCTTTGCTTAATGCTGTATGCCACTTCTTGAGCATTTTCTTCAAGCGCGGAAAATGTGATTCAAGCGCACATTTCGAGCGAGGACCTTGATGAGGATCTTCGGGGTTGCCACACCAATTTTTGGCGTAATCTTCGTAAACTTTCTTCCACAAATTATCCTTGCATTGATATCGGCCGGTGATGATGCAAGTGGATTGTCGTACCCAAGAAACACATAATTGCAACTCTTCGGATGGAAGCCAACCAGAACCCATTTGATGAAAGGAAGATGGAAGAGAGGAGATGAAAAGAGAAGTGGTACAAATTGTGAAGAATATGATGAGGTATTTATAGGGAAAATAATGAGTAATTTGTACATTTTCGGagtaatttgaaaaaaaaaaaatttgaccgttGGCTACGCAGGGAGCCGTTGTACCAGTCTGGCGCCACGTGGCAGCCTGTAACTGGCCATCGGCTCTGCAGCTGTcggctatatatattttttaattttttttaaaggccCGTGTAAAACACGCGCcagattcaaaaaaaaaaaagagaacgcTGGGCGCCCACGTGCGCGGGTCCCAGCCTTTGCTGCCAATCACTCCGGCAAGCAAAAGTTGCCTGCCTGCTTGCTGGTTTGATCATTTGACATGGGTCCCACTCATTTATTGCCTCTTCATTTTGCACGGCTGCATTGGAATAGAGCAGCAAACAAGcaaaatttatgttttttgCTATGATGGTGATGCACGGCTGCATATGCTCTTATGCGCTTATTTTATCCAGGAAGTCATCCATAAATTCTCTGTTGCATACACAAAAATAACAGAGTTGCTGCTCCAGAGACACAATATACAGTAGCATAATTATGGTGAGGACAGTTAACCAATAATTTGGCTATAAGATTCCGACTAGATTATGGCGGACATATTCTATCACCAATTAAGTAATGTGACTAGCTCTCTATAGCAAGCTCAAGTCCAAAAAAGGCTCTAGTTGCCACCTCAAGTACATCTTGAGAAACCATAATTCCAATGTCCAACTGAAGTTTTATTCCACTGAATTTTAACCGAGATCATTAAGGTTTAGAATAGTACGTGTATTAACCTAACTTACTGCTTGATGGCGGCTTGGGTTTTAAAAACTCGCAGGTGTATAACAAAGCCCTCTTGGCGAAACAAGGCTGGCGTCTCATTCAGAACTTCAATACTTTGTGGGCAAGGAGGGTACTTAAAGCAAGATGCTTCCCACACTCTGATTTCTTAAGAGCCAAGAAAGGATCGAGGCCTTCATGGGTATGGAATAATCTCATGGCAGGGAGAGACATTATCGAGCAGAATTCTCTTTGGCAAGTGGGTTATGGAAAGAAAATTGACGTTTGGAGTGACAGATGGGTTCCCAATGAAGATGGCAGGCTAAAAATATCAATCATCACTTCGAATCGGTTTACTGCCTTAGCGGTTTCGGAGGTGATTACAGATGATAGAGATTGGAGAATTGAGCACACTGAACCTTTCTTGAAGCCGAGTGATATCAAGCTCATCAAGGCCTGTGACGGTGATAAGCTAGTATGCCTCGCAGTAAAAATGGCGCGTATTCAGTTAAAAGTGGCTATAGAGTAGCCTTCTATGCTCCTGCTGCTGGTCAGAAAGTTAAGCCTCTTCATCCCATTCTGTTGATCAAAAAGTGTGGAAGCTTATATGGCAGCCCTCCTTTCTCCCCAAAGTCTCCAATTTTATGTGGAGAGCCATGTCTAATGCCCTATCCACCAACTGGAATGTTTTTCGCCATAAAATCATCCTTAATCCCTCTTGTGCTTTGTGTGGTGAGGAAGTCGAGTCCATTGAGCATTGTCTCCTCACTTGCTCTGGACTAGAGCTGTTTAGTTTGATTCACTAGGCTATGCCATTGCGAGAGAGAGTGTCTCTACTTTGGATAGTTGGTTCTTGTCCTTGCATAACAATGAGAATGCACTCTCGAATGCCCAAGAGGAGTTCTCACATCTAATTTGACCAAGAGCAGTGATCGATGAAAGGTGTCTCCCCCAACCCTCTTGCAACAATTCAGTGTATCAAGTCAAGCTTTTCAAGGTGGTTTGAGGCTTTCTCTTCCTCGACTGATCGTAATGATGGTACGGCTCATTCCATGGAGCCAGTGGCGGAACCTCTTGGAGGCCAGAGGGGTGCATGACCCCTCCGgcgaaattttttatttcccTTAATTAGGTGTTAATATCATAATTAATGGTACATTTAGTGTAAAATGCCCCTTCGACagaattaattcattatttCCGCCACTGAATAAAAATTTGGCCCTTTTAAAATCTTTTCTCAAGTTCCGTCACTGCATGGAGCCATGTAGAAGATGGTCTCCTCCTCCTGCCAGTTCTCTTAAGATTAATTTGATGCCTCTTGGAAGAAGGGAAGAACTGCAGCTGGTCTTGGAGTGTGTATTAGAGATTCTTAGGGTTGTTCAGTGGCTGGTTCATACTTACT contains:
- the LOC126800301 gene encoding probable small nuclear ribonucleoprotein G, translating into MSRSGQPPDLKKYMDKKLQIKLNANRMIIGTLRGFDQFMNLVVDNTEEVNGDERTDIGMVVIRGNSVVTVEALEPVAKMQ